In Naumovozyma dairenensis CBS 421 chromosome 2, complete genome, the following are encoded in one genomic region:
- the ALT1 gene encoding alanine transaminase ALT1 (similar to Saccharomyces cerevisiae YDR111C and YLR089C; ancestral locus Anc_8.263), with translation MSVASIITFRRSTSTAVTTNFANLKQLNKMATCTYSIKANVSNSNSNNIKTINSNQVKKSPLIIKATTTAIPEYQFFDAKRALMTRSISHHSLKVAKGKDFAPAEQLTLADLNENVLKAKYAVRGSIPMRAEELKVQLENNPSTLPFSQIVNANIGNPQQLKQKPLSFYRQVLSILQYPDILKENEQNLIDAKVYKRDAIDRAKLLLSEIGGSVGAYSASQGVYGIRKTVANFITERDGGEPAYPEDIFLTVWCFRCCCYLLSILCQGPKTGVLIPIPQYPLYTATLALNNSHALPYYLDEKSGWSTNPKEIEEVVQDAMERAINPSVLVVINPGNPTGAVLTEESIEHIFEIAAKYGIVVIADEVYQENIADGVKFYSMKKVLRKLQKSHPGKFDNVQLASLHSTSKGVSGECGQRGGYMELIGFTHEVRKVILKLASISLCPVVTGQALVDLMVSPPKKGDASYEQDQAERRHIKSELSIRASQLYETFVGLEGIECQKPQGAMYLFPKLDLPFKAVQEAQHLEMTPDEFYCKSLLDATGICTVPGSGFGQEPGTYHLRTTFLAPGTEWIKKWEAFHKEFYDNYRD, from the coding sequence ATGAGTGTTGCCTCTATCATTACTTTCCGTCGTTCGACTTCAACTGCTGTAACAACAAACTTCGCAAAtttaaaacaattaaataaaatggCTACATGTACTTACTCAATAAAAGCTAATGTTAGTAATAGCAATAGCAATAACattaaaacaattaattcaaatcaaGTCAAGAAATCTCctctaataataaaagcTACAACTACTGCTATTCCAGAATATCAATTTTTCGATGCTAAGAGAGCCTTGATGACGAGATCGATATCTCATCATAGTTTGAAGGTCGCTAAGGGAAAAGATTTTGCTCCTGCTGAACAACTGACTTTAGCagatttaaatgaaaatgtatTGAAGGCTAAATATGCTGTTCGAGGTTCTATCCCAATGAGAGCTGAAGAACTAAAGGTTCAACTAGAGAATAATCCTTCTACTTTACCTTTCTCTCAAATAGTGAATGCCAATATAGGTAATCCTCAACAACTAAAACAAAAACCTTTAAGTTTTTATAGACAAGTTCTATCCATATTACAATATCCTGATAtattaaaggaaaatgaaCAAAACTTAATTGATGCAAAGGTCTATAAGAGGGATGCTATAGACCGTGCTAAACTATTGTTAAGTGAAATTGGTGGTTCTGTAGGGGCTTATTCTGCCTCTCAAGGTGTGTATGGTATTAGGAAAACTGTCGCTAATTTCATCACAGAAAGAGATGGAGGTGAACCTGCTTATCCtgaagatatttttttaaccGTCTGGTGCTTCCGCTGCTGTTGCTACCTTTTATCCATTCTTTGTCAAGGTCCTAAGACAGGTGTTTTGATTCCAATCCCACAATATCCACTATATACTGCTACTTTGGCTCTAAACAACTCACATGCTTTGCCTTATTATTTAGATGAGAAATCGGGATGGTCAACGAATccaaaagaaatagaagaaGTTGTCCAGGATGCTATGGAAAGGGCTATCAACCCATCTGTCCTTGTTGTAATTAACCCGGGAAATCCAACTGGGGCCGTTCTAACTGAAGAATCAATTGAACATATCTTTGAAATCGCCGCTAAATATGGTATCGTTGTCATTGCCGATGAAGtatatcaagaaaatattgCTGATGGTGTTAAATTCtattcaatgaaaaaagttctaagaaaattacaaaaatctCATCCTGGTAAATTCGATAATGTTCAATTAGCTTCATTACACTCAACCTCTAAAGGTGTTTCTGGTGAATGTGGTCAAAGAGGTGGTTATATGGAACTTATTGGATTTACTCATGAAGTTAGAAAagttattttgaaattagcTTCCATTTCTTTATGCCCTGTTGTCACTGGTCAGGCTCTAGTTGATTTAATGGTCTCTCCTCCAAAGAAAGGTGATGCATCTTATGAGCAGGATCAAGCCGAAAGGAGACATATTAAATCTGAACTAAGTATCAGAGCTTCTCAACTTTATGAAACTTTTGTCGGTTTAGAAGGCATTGAATGCCAAAAACCACAAGGTGCTATGTATTTATTCCCAAAATTAGATTTACCGTTTAAAGCTGTACAAGAAGCTCAACATTTAGAAATGACACCGGATGAATTTTATTGTAAATCATTGCTAGATGCTACCGGTATCTGTACTGTACCAGGCTCAGGGTTCGGTCAAGAGCCAGGTACATATCATTTAAGAACGACATTCTTGGCTCCAGGTACGGAATGGATCAAGAAATGGGAAGCGTTCCACAAAGAATTTTATGACAACTATAgggattga
- the CSF1 gene encoding Csf1p (similar to Saccharomyces cerevisiae CSF1 (YLR087C); ancestral locus Anc_8.260): protein MDAISQFQRIPLTKQKDFSWVFLVDWILILIVTLFVIFYLSRTLAYGISFILEWFLWKRSNVKINIESIRISPLGGRVFFKNVVIIHQDYTISFLEANVTWRYWLLNVRKSGYDTPELPDKASANSVKLPCRFFLEFEGLEIFVYNRGVAYDNIIGQFSKEERNQFEKFLNEQVFTDSKAEVSNSESNSEEDTFESAGTFKSDSSTTNDRVFQEELSERPQFLDFLPIDFKVSHGSLIIGNKFTPSLMIGSCSSCTGMIDVCQPSEKLDLYKLRFLLDFKTFAIDIKQNIGFNEEFSMKFKIDRNRVSKMWQQFNKVLLTCYSHMKLSHLRSNKVSEEDPFYEKWRGLSLYRGTIFGKSNDDINDIDFDFANHEYAKFSSIVRTPQAIFTFECDIPGIVPHGAHPTLTATDGPDVGNSGAPPEFSLEIQISGGSICFGPWAQRQLNSLIRLLSPIASRNAKPTKRLTPGCTRIYTQFKTTISTTEETTWRIPTRESSKDPEFLQHYRETNEEYRPFGWIDLKFSKDTYICSTVAQCPTKEGFKNTLDIHLGDNEIRSSVNHDILLKCKSFNFVMDIGFPLGWNEEATWTIDLESTQLEAFILREHITLIADTLTDFSSGEPTPYELFRPFVYRINWKINGYSLYLNVNDHNIVNNPLDFNENCYLSFHGDILQIDLVVPKREVSAGFTEVSYTIYTPMFRLVLNTPPWNTLNEFMKNKEVGRSHDFKITGSYLIYSELDIDNVDTIIIECSSQSTVLQCYGFVIRYLTNVKMNYFGDFFHFVTSEEYTGEIRANEVQNQFTDRQLYEDKASLSSYESIETSSVRKEQTGDSKIKRSDLKRATNETDLWFTFTVWEGAILLPETIYNCDPCIGLHFGELLIDFRSCNYYMDLLASMNDISLRRYIGKQQNEIYESVRQDNGCGNKKYGSLSDMVIHAHRMYGLPPLEPTYFCQWDFSLGTLDLNCDISFLEGFITSFNKISFGLVDLENILLYEKEVIDDMTSLTVDVKKISIMIRESEMDTFLLCTAEELYFSNINFENEKYCTRLDLRIPIFNLFMYTMNGAKKEKLFEFETKVNLSNFEKPNDIATHKSKQQEYITLHDAPYHRCAFILPPSLQDSEIYQDLFGSIAPSSSLPPLPIPLLPATIDYIVDDLLGCFPEILESENPFRIPFSPATSPKLGNPFEGSDTESDEELDPLEFKTETSGDSETFASDNFVIDISYCSLSINPRLWSYLDNCREHFCSQDIVQILDDIEIGIVNHLSDLQEGIETARNIKLQILYLDLFWGDRQNAGISLYLDRIDLEMCQKMLEENNETKITEVTFLNKIRSVRATINEASSVGKADERPPALSLVIEGSEIWSCITNAQVNSLNILSADITIDEAQIDWLFQYIDKQLTLSQEIASALQSIQESRSTTRKQLVSKLAVASEYYQISHDPYVITKPAFITRLSRGHVRENRSWKIITRLRHILTYLPIDWLRVIDEMRNQQDSHTLPDPGNAFISVFSNWRNWEFSDIARSYIYRNMFSEGHSKKQENSMENSIKLKLASLFFTVYSTGYEVEHNFILTRTNVVVETLPAISDSSIIQEKIINVTGSLGTIKGKTSHKLINLKKLLPELSMKKNLKPSTPFLRCFKLNMLLLFERSELQFVLGASKVMSRVFGGKLSMLWESPKDLASKAISMTVYAQRSEMWMKHHNIILAESQMREFSIIITAESWSYKPTVLVNLQCTDIHFRAMTATDVLAKSVGEIIENIKELEKLFYSDSDSGIQQISQYPVMEQKINMVLTCYFTNVNLEIMPLSPFSFRHNAKQLDIYFNRLGSNDLVLSVWDTDLFLISHLTKEEYFRFSFGNIQLKGNILENPNYTINIDVSASIVKLTLGDIRRLIPSFLQDEKILIESLEQFSSLKLFQRKKPAPSTEKSGRTVTWSLESNINYFGLLVPISSTYFILELHMLLMSLNKIQGISSKYNGLSGQFSIDNVCFLLKEKSLPADLSKILDFSIKVSTLQKLKVTPRSFQIESPHFRVCLSPGSLAHMLWRGNQALTNIRYYKEHTSVAWEKVINFKNTNNSAEVQADFPSFHVLSYNFCVGWLFSPEFDNEPGLIIGYSRLFSAYEKNFGKLTLIDAYFSVANGKTSDTFFSKGHEKDRYNRSYLPNMQISYWLKNEGLLRDVYLRFHGEALDVNFLASFIDVIESSLESIQKFQELKRDLVGTASNIKEQTQSTTQEPIGDISPFFTGIRSINCQFQYDGGVFKVFSSAEASNHLKPSFEIKSPNVIIDMNYKYNEKKTQTPTWIRTLITINSTHNTLFAKCAPLIAEFSEGIQKMVKRHSSDREPSGTNISKQNIDYKRMLDSFDVAVEVISAKQLLSLCCEPRAKVQADIGFQSFTFTVTTNDYDPEEPLIFALSVEKTEASIKHIFSREASTSFGVDFIDLTVMFTHPNSINILGTGLISDVHVFFNVKQLQNLYLFLDIWKLSNLLNSKPMNEVVKSRTDLKSLSSVQSKDTDSTIPWCFTLIFSNINGDVDLGPTLGVLSLHFKRTWFATDHYKSTRKVLHAYTKGITLTSKGRLSGILELDGASWISEVNWPIYENINDYPLVSISLNIDRVETKVAFDYHMFLVGAINNIDVHIHSEKDINGIKPDLLKVNVICEAIKLCSTALVAANILDIYNTVMRLRQDNKISYIETLKESNTSEPRQALDYKDILRSLNLIQTDVSVDIYTLNIQISPISLFDAEILVVNIENISARSETHAGNKLKTELEMQVYDASVALSTSKEELDEDIIATISVEDYMHYAGRISGGVIIEAPRLLIAMTTYQKEKSDILEYLYTCSFGDKISVRWNLGPVNFIKEMWATHVRAMAVRRSQIDVTFGPVSEEDVGKRIKKEEEFSRFQYVPLEEPRIDMPQIRDLGDATPPLEWFGLNRKRFPAFTHQTAVILVQKLVHTAEKEYGSILGHSQAKNTN from the coding sequence atggatgCTATATCCCAATTCCAACGTATACCTTTAACGAAACAGAAAGATTTTAGTTGGGTATTCTTAGTTGACTGGATCCTCATTCTTATAGTAACATTATTTGTTATATTCTACCTCAGTAGGACTTTAGCCTATGGAATAAGTTTTATACTGGAGTGGTTTCTGTGGAAGCGATCAAACGTCAAAATCAATATTGAATCGATTAGGATCTCCCCGTTAGGTGGTAGAGTGTTTTTCAAAAACGTTGTCATTATACATCAAGATTATACGATCTCATTTTTAGAGGCAAATGTTACATGGAGGTATTGGCTTTTAAATGTAAGAAAGTCAGGATACGATACACCTGAGTTGCCAGACAAAGCTTCAGCAAACAGTGTGAAACTGCCGTGTCGTTTTTTTCTAGAGTTTGAAGGATTGGAAATTTTCGTTTACAATAGAGGGGTAGcttatgataatattattggaCAGTTTAGTAAAGAAGAGAGAAACCAATTCGAAAAGTTTCTAAATGAGCAAGTTTTTACAGACTCTAAGGCAGAGGTGAGTAACAGCGAGAGTAATTCTGAGGAAGATACTTTTGAATCGGCAGGAACGTTTAAATCTGATTCATCTACCACAAATGACAGAGTTTTTCAAGAAGAGCTGTCAGAACGGCCTCAATTTCTAGATTTTCTCCCAATTGATTTCAAAGTATCCCACGGTTCTTTAATTATCGGGAATAAGTTCACTCCTTCCTTAATGATTGGAAGTTGCTCGAGCTGCACAGGGATGATTGATGTTTGTCAACCCAGTGAGAAGCTAGATCTTTATAAGCTAAGATTTCTTTTAGATTTCAAGACGTTTGCGATAGAtattaaacaaaatattggCTTTAATGAAGAGTTCTCAATGAAATTTAAAATCGACCGTAATAGAGTTTCAAAAATGTGGCAACAGTTTAATAAGGTTCTTCTTACATGTTATTCGCACATGAAGTTATCACATCTTAGAAGCAACAAGGTTTCTGAAGAGGATCCCTTTTATGAAAAATGGCGTGGATTATCGTTATACAGAGGAACAATTTTCGGTAAAAGCAATGATGACATTAATGATATCGATTTCGATTTTGCTAATCATGAGTATGCAAAATTTAGTAGTATTGTGAGAACGCCCCAGGCTATTTTCACTTTTGAATGTGACATCCCAGGCATTGTACCGCATGGTGCTCACCCAACTTTAACGGCAACAGATGGTCCAGATGTTGGTAATAGCGGAGCCCCCCCAGAATTCTCCCTAGAGATTCAAATATCGGGCGGCTCGATTTGTTTTGGTCCTTGGGCACAACGTCAACTTAACTCGCTAATCAGATTACTGTCACCCATAGCCTCCAGAAATGCAAAACCTACGAAAAGACTAACACCTGGTTGCACAAGAATCTATACACAGTTTAAAACAACGATATCCACCACGGAGGAAACGACGTGGAGGATTCCAACCAGAGAATCGAGCAAAGATCCTGAATTTTTACAACATTATAGAGAAACAAATGAAGAATACAGACCTTTCGGTTGGATCGacttgaaattttcaaaggATACCTACATCTGTTCCACAGTTGCTCAATGTCCTACAAAGGAAGGCTTCAAAAATACGCTAGATATACATTTGGGAGATAACGAAATTAGATCAAGTGTTAACcatgatatattattaaagtGCAAATCGTTCAATTTTGTTATGGATATAGGATTCCCACTAGGCTGGAATGAAGAAGCAACTTGGACTATCGATTTAGAGTCTACTCAGTTAGAAGCATTTATTTTACGGGAACATATCACACTAATAGCAGATACTTTGACAGACTTTTCATCCGGGGAACCGACTCCTTATGAATTATTTCGCCCATTTGTTTATAGAATCAATTGGAAAATCAATGGGTATTCACTTTACTTGAACGTCAATGATCATAATATTGTTAACAACCCTTTAGATTTTAATGAGAACTGTTATCTATCCTTCCATGGTGATATTCTACAAATTGACTTAGTCGTTCCAAAGAGAGAAGTATCTGCGGGATTTACCGAGGTATCTTATACAATATACACTCCAATGTTCCGACTTGTGTTAAATACACCACCTTGGAATACTTTGAATGAATtcatgaaaaataaagaagtCGGAAGATCGCACGACTTCAAAATAACAGGATCTTATCTTATATATTCCGAGTTAGACATAGATAATGTCGATACTATCATTATCGAATGCTCAAGCCAGAGTACAGTACTGCAATGTTATGGTTTTGTTATCCGTTATCTGACCAATGtcaagatgaattattttggtgattttttccattttgtTACTTCTGAAGAATATACAGGTGAAATTAGGGCAAACGAAGTTCAGAACCAATTTACCGATAGGCAATTATACGAAGACAAAGCATCGTTATCTTCATACGAATCAATAGAGACGAGCAGTGTCAGGAAAGAACAAACCGGAGACtcaaaaatcaaaagatCCGACCTTAAGCGTGCTACGAATGAAACTGATTTATGGTTTACATTCACTGTGTGGGAAGGTGCGATATTACTGCCAGAGACAATATATAATTGTGATCCATGTATTGGACTACATTTTGGAGAACTTCTAATCGATTTCAGAAGttgtaattattatatggACCTACTAGCAAGTATGAATGATATAAGTCTTAGGCGCTATATCGGCAAACAACAGAATGAAATATACGAGTCAGTTCGGCAAGATAATGGGTGTggtaataaaaaatatggatCTTTAAGTGACATGGTAATACATGCGCACAGGATGTATGGTTTGCCGCCATTAGAACCTACTTACTTTTGTCAGTGGGATTTTTCATTAGGCACCTTAGATTTAAACTGtgatatttcatttttggaGGGCTTTATAACGTCTTTCAACAAGATCAGCTTTGGGTTAGTCGATCTAGAAAATATACTACTGTACGAAAAGGAGGTCATCGATGATATGACATCACTTACTGTAGATGTGAAAAAGATCTCAATTATGATAAGGGAATCAGAAATGGACACTTTTCTACTTTGTACTGCTGAAGAGCTTTATTTTAGTAATATaaactttgaaaatgaaaaatattgtacAAGGCTAGACTTAAGAATCCCAATCTTTAACCTTTTCATGTATACTATGAATGGGGCTAAGAAGGAGAAACTATTTGAGTTTGAAACGAAAGTCAACCTGAgcaattttgaaaaaccTAATGATATTGCTACACATAAATCAAAACAGCAAGAGTATATAACGCTACATGATGCCCCTTATCATCGATGTGCATTTATATTACCGCCATCGTTGCAGGATTCTGAAATCTATCAAGACTTATTTGGCTCTATTGCTCCGTCTTCATCATTACCACCTCTACCAATCCCTTTACTTCCAGCCACCATTGATTATATAGTCGATGATCTTCTGGGTTGTTTCCCTGAGATATTAGAAAGTGAGAACCCGTTCAGGATTCCGTTTAGCCCAGCTACCAGTCCAAAATTGGGGAATCCTTTTGAAGGTTCCGATACTGAGAGCGATGAAGAACTTGATCCCTTGGAGTTCAAAACAGAAACATCGGGGGATTCAGAAACCTTCGCTTCTGATAATTTTGTAATAGATATCAGTTATTGCTCCCTAAGTATCAATCCACGTCTTTGGAGCTATTTAGACAATTGTCGAGAGCATTTTTGCTCCCAAGATATTGTACAAATCcttgatgatattgaaatcGGCATTGTGAATCACTTAAGCGATTTGCAAGAGGGAATAGAAACTGCTCGGAATATTAAGCTTCAAATTTTATACCTGGATCTCTTTTGGGGAGACCGGCAGAATGCCGGTATAAGCTTATATCTTGATAGGATTGACCTTGAAATGTGTCAAAAGATGCTcgaagaaaataatgaaacaaagaTAACAGAAGTTACATTTCTAAACAAGATTCGTTCTGTTAGAGCGACTATTAATGAAGCATCATCGGTTGGTAAAGCTGACGAACGACCACCTGCTTTATCATTAGTTATAGAGGGGTCCGAAATATGGTCCTGTATAACCAATGCTCAAGTAAACTCacttaatattttatcgGCTGATATTACTATAGATGAAGCGCAAATCGATTGGCTTTTTCAGTATATCGACAAGCAACTTACGTTAAGTCAAGAAATTGCATCAGCCCTACAATCTATCCAAGAAAGTCGGTCGACTACAAGGAAACAActtgtttcaaaattggCAGTTGCTAGCGAATACTATCAAATTAGTCATGATCCTTACGTCATAACGAAACCAGCATTTATTACAAGACTATCGAGAGGACATGTTAGAGAAAATCGTAGCTGGAAAATTATAACAAGGCTACGTCACATATTAACTTACCTACCAATTGATTGGTTAAGGGTTATCGATGAGATGAGAAATCAACAAGATTCTCATACCTTGCCTGATCCGGGGAATGCTTTTATTTCCGTATTCTCTAATTGGAGAAACTGGGAATTCTCAGATATTGCTAGGTCATATATATACAGAAACATGTTTTCTGAAGGACATTCGAAGAAGCAAGAGAATTCGATGGAGAATTCTATCAAGCTAAAACTAGCTTCTCTGTTTTTTACAGTATACAGTACTGGTTATGAAGTGGAACATAATTTTATCTTAACGAGAACAAATGTAGTAGTGGAAACCCTTCCTGCAATTTCCGACTCTTCAATaatacaagaaaaaataataaacgTGACAGGTAGCTTAGGTACTATCAAAGGTAAAACAAGTCACAAACTAATAAACTTGAAAAAACTTTTACCTGAGCTatcaatgaagaagaatctaAAGCCATCAACACCGTTTCTGAGATGCTTTAAGTTAAATATGTTGCTTTTGTTTGAAAGGAGCGAGCTACAGTTTGTTCTCGGCGCCTCAAAAGTAATGTCGAGAGTTTTCGGTGGGAAGCTAAGTATGCTATGGGAAAGTCCAAAAGATTTGGCAAGCAAGGCTATTTCAATGACGGTTTATGCGCAGCGGTCAGAAATGTGGATGAAACATCATAATATCATTTTAGCAGAATCACAGATGAGAGAGTTTTCAATCATTATAACTGCTGAATCATGGTCCTATAAACCTACCGTTCTGGTTAATCTACAATGTACTGATATTCACTTTCGAGCCATGACAGCTACCGATGTCCTTGCAAAATCCGTCGGGGAAATAATTGAAAACATTAAAGAGCTTGAAAAGTTGTTTTATTCAGATAGTGACTCTGGAATTCAGCAAATATCTCAATATCCTGTCATggaacaaaaaattaatatggTTTTGACCTGTTATTTCACCAATGTAAACCTAGAAATTATGCCCCTTTCTCCCTTTTCTTTCCGACATAATGCTAAACAGCtggatatatatttcaacCGGCTCGGTTCGAATGATTTAGTCCTTAGTGTTTGGGATACCGAtcttttcttaatttcaCATCTGaccaaagaagaatattttaGATTTTCCTTTGgtaatattcaattgaaagGTAATATACTAGAAAACCCTAACTATACTATTAATATAGATGTTTCTGCATCAATTGTTAAGTTGACCCTTGGCGACATTAGGCGGTTAATTCCCAGCTTCTTGCAGGATGAAAAAATTCTTATCGAAAGTCTCGAGCAATTCAGTTCGTTAAAACTCTTCCAAAGGAAGAAACCAGCTCCTTCTACAGAAAAAAGTGGAAGAACAGTCACTTGGTCGCTAGAGTCGAATATTAACTACTTTGGTCTACTGgttccaatttcttcaacatACTTTATTCTGGAGCTACATATGCTGCTAATGTCCctaaataaaattcaaGGAATCTCTTCAAAATACAACGGCTTGTCAGGCCAATTCTCGATCGACAATGTCTGCTTCCtgttaaaagaaaaatcattacCTGCAGATCTTTCTAAAATACTAGATTTTTCTATCAAGGTTTCCACattacaaaaattgaaagtaaCCCCAAGATCGTTTCAAATAGAGAGTCCACATTTTAGGGTTTGCTTATCTCCAGGATCATTGGCTCACATGCTTTGGCGTGGGAATCAAGCACTTACAAATATTCGGTACTACAAAGAGCACACTTCAGTGGCTTGGGAAAAGGTCATAAACTTTAAAAATACTAATAACTCAGCTGAAGTTCAAGCTGACTTTCCATCCTTTCATGTCTTATCTTATAATTTCTGTGTTGGTTGGTTATTTTCACCAGAGTTTGACAATGAACCAGGGTTGATTATTGGGTATAGCAGATTATTCTCAGCATATGAGAAGaattttggaaaacttACTTTGATCGATGCCTATTTTTCAGTAGCTAATGGGAAAACTTCGGATACCTTTTTCTCCAAGGGCCACGAAAAAGACAGATATAATAGAAGCTATCTTCCAAACATGCAAATCTCTTATTGGTTAAAAAATGAGGGCTTATTAAGGGATGTTTATCTTAGATTCCATGGAGAAGCATTGGATGTCAATTTCTTGGCCTCATTCATAGATGTGATTGAGTCGTCTCTGGAATCGATCCAAAAATtccaagaattgaaaagagaCTTAGTAGGGACTGCAAGCAATATTAAAGAGCAAACACAGTCCACTACTCAGGAACCTATAGGTGATATTTCTCCTTTTTTTACCGGAATAAGATCAATAAATTGCCAATTCCAATACGATGGTGGGGTTTTTAAGGTATTTTCTTCCGCCGAGGCAAGTAATCATTTAAAGCCTTCATTTGAGATCAAAAGTCCGAATGTAATAATAGATatgaattacaaatatAACGAGAAAAAGACGCAAACCCCAACTTGGATAAGAACGTTAATCACAATCAATTCTACTCATAACACGTTGTTCGCGAAATGTGCTCCACTTATTGCAGAATTCTCGGAGGGTATCCAGAAAATGGTCAAAAGGCATAGTTCTGATCGCGAACCAAGCGGGACCAATAtatcaaaacaaaacattGATTATAAACGTATGCTCGACTCTTTCGATGTAGCTGTAGAAGTAATATCAGCTAAACAATTGCTGAGTCTTTGTTGTGAACCAAGAGCCAAAGTACAGGCTGACATTGGGTTTCAATCCTTTACATTTACTGTTACAACAAATGATTATGATCCAGAAGAGCCGCTCATATTTGCACTGTCTGTTGAAAAGACCGAAGCATCAATCAAGCATATTTTCTCCAGAGAGGCAAGTACATCATTTGGGGTTGACTTTATTGACTTAACAGTGATGTTCACTCACCCGAACTCTATTAACATTCTTGGAACTGGTCTAATTTCCGATGTTCACgtttttttcaatgttaaacaattacaaaatctttatttatttttagatATTTGGAAACTAAGCAATCTCTTAAACTCGAAACCAATGAATGAAGTTGTGAAAAGTAGAACTGATCTTAAGTCATTATCAAGTGTACAAAGTAAGGACACAGACTCTACCATTCCATGGTGCTTTACTCTGATTTTCAGCAACATTAATGGTGATGTCGATTTAGGACCTACATTAGGAGTTCTTTCATTGCACTTTAAGAGGACATGGTTTGCGACGGACCATTATAAAAGTACTAGGAAGGTTTTACACGCATATACCAAGGGAATAACATTAACTTCGAAAGGACGACTAAGTGGGATACTAGAATTAGATGGTGCGAGCTGGATTTCTGAAGTAAATTGGCCGATATATGAAAACATAAATGATTATCCACTAGTTTCTATTTCACTAAATATAGACCGCGTTGAAACAAAAGTGGCCTTTGATTACCATATGTTTTTAGTTGGTGCCATTAATAACATCGACGTTCACATTCACAGTGAGAAGGACATCAACGGAATCAAACCTGATCTATTGAAAGTCAATGTCATATGTGAGGCCATTAAGTTATGTTCGACTGCATTGGTTGCAGCCAATATTCTCGATATTTATAATACAGTCATGCGTCTTCGccaagataataaaatatcatatattgAAACACTTAAAGAATCAAATACGTCAGAACCTCGGCAGGCACTTGATTATAAGGACATACTAAGATCGTTAAATCTGATCCAGACGGATGTCTCTGTCGACATCTATACGTTGAATATACAAATATCACCCATAAGTTTATTTGATGCAGAAATTTTAGTAGTCaatatagaaaatatatctGCACGTTCGGAAACACATGCAGGGAATAAATTAAAGACGGAATTGGAAATGCAAGTGTATGACGCATCCGTTGCCTTATCAACctcaaaagaagaattggaTGAAGATATAATTGCTACTATTTCGGTTGAAGATTACATGCATTATGCCGGCAGGATCTCTGGCGGAGTGATTATCGAAGCTCCCAGGCTTTTGATTGCCATGACAACATACCAAAAGGAGAAGAGCGATATTTTAGAATATTTATACACCTGCTCTTTTGGAGATAAAATTTCTGTCCGGTGGAATCTTGGTCCCGtgaatttcattaaagaGATGTGGGCGACTCATGTAAGGGCTATGGCCGTTCGTAGATCACAAATCGATGTAACCTTTGGCCCTGTGtcagaagaagatgttgGAAAGCGGatcaagaaagaagaagagttTTCAAGATTTCAATATGTCCCATTAGAGGAACCCCGTATTGATATGCCACAGATTAGAGACCTGGGAGACGCTACCCCACCTCTTGAGTGGTTTGGTCTTAATCGGAAACGATTTCCTGCTTTCACTCACCAAACTGCAGTCATTCTAGTACAAAAATTAGTCCATACTgcagaaaaagaatatggTAGCATTTTAGGGCATTCGCAAGCAAAGAAcacaaattaa